In bacterium, the following are encoded in one genomic region:
- a CDS encoding prepilin-type N-terminal cleavage/methylation domain-containing protein, whose translation MNKRGCVSDSKGFTLIELMISVAVIGLLAVTVIIIGGNSIRKANENVAKGNLGILRMSIMTYYGTNEGIWPSNPLSNSLVPDYVNEIPYLNLESHPRTNQVVGPNLTDSGGWCYNSATGKICVDCTHPGLEGTQISTW comes from the coding sequence ATGAATAAAAGAGGATGTGTGTCGGATTCAAAAGGGTTCACTTTGATTGAACTTATGATTTCTGTAGCAGTTATTGGATTACTTGCTGTTACTGTCATCATAATAGGTGGCAATTCAATTCGCAAGGCAAACGAGAATGTGGCAAAGGGAAATCTGGGTATTTTGCGTATGTCAATTATGACCTATTATGGAACTAATGAGGGAATATGGCCTTCTAACCCGCTTTCCAACTCTTTGGTTCCTGATTATGTAAATGAGATTCCATATTTGAACCTTGAGTCTCATCCACGAACAAATCAAGTCGTGGGGCCTAATCTCACTGATAGCGGTGGATGGTGCTATAATTCTGCAACAGGGAAAATTTGCGTTGATTGCACACATCCCGGTCTTGAGGGAACTCAAATATCCACCTGGTAG
- the gltX gene encoding glutamate--tRNA ligase — protein sequence MTVRVRFAPSPTGYLHLGGARTALFNWLFARQKGGAFILRIEDTDEVRSTDGAVRQIIHGLEWLGMDWNEGPKITLKPGGRLVEEILEPSQIVIEEVGKYGPYFQMKRLEFYKKYAEELVQSGKAYRCYCLPEELEEMRKKALQEKRPPKYDGRCRKLTPEDEKRYIEEGKKPVVRFKTPREGVTEFDDKVRGKVSFENKLLDDFVMLKSSGSPTYNFAVVVDDHEMEISHVIRGDDHISNTPRQILLYEALAWKKPQFAHVPMILGSDGSRLSKRHGATSLNYYEEEGYLPEALMNYLALLGWATEDSQQIFTREEMIEKFSLERCAKSAAIFDPQKLLWMNGEYIRKMEPDELTFKAFPFIASEKEKLVEGKKYEEIEDAVKMALTKSISLEQEKIKLLKDIPYLISYMLKEDLKDKDYEEEAKEKVLKVSGVKQILSDCRDRFARLQDFSEEKIEKEIRNYAKESGKKTSEVFHPIRVAVSGRTRGPGLFALLSFLGKERVLKRIDYTIRNYL from the coding sequence ATGACTGTTCGAGTACGATTTGCACCTTCGCCCACAGGCTATCTCCATTTAGGAGGGGCCCGCACCGCCCTATTTAACTGGCTTTTTGCCAGACAAAAAGGTGGTGCGTTCATTCTTCGGATTGAAGATACTGATGAGGTGCGCTCTACTGACGGAGCTGTCAGGCAGATTATTCACGGACTCGAATGGTTGGGTATGGATTGGAATGAGGGTCCCAAGATTACTCTCAAGCCGGGCGGACGATTAGTTGAAGAAATTCTTGAACCTTCCCAGATAGTCATTGAAGAAGTTGGAAAATATGGGCCATACTTCCAGATGAAAAGACTTGAGTTTTATAAGAAGTATGCTGAAGAACTTGTCCAATCCGGTAAGGCTTATCGCTGCTATTGTCTTCCTGAAGAGCTTGAAGAGATGAGAAAGAAAGCACTTCAGGAAAAGAGACCGCCAAAGTATGATGGTAGATGTCGTAAGCTCACTCCAGAAGACGAGAAGAGGTATATAGAGGAAGGCAAGAAGCCCGTGGTGCGCTTCAAGACTCCCCGGGAAGGAGTTACAGAATTTGACGATAAAGTAAGAGGAAAAGTAAGTTTTGAGAATAAATTATTGGACGATTTTGTTATGCTTAAATCGAGTGGCTCTCCCACATACAATTTTGCAGTAGTAGTTGATGACCACGAAATGGAGATATCCCATGTGATTCGTGGTGACGACCACATCTCCAATACTCCCAGGCAGATTCTCCTCTATGAAGCGCTTGCCTGGAAGAAGCCACAATTTGCCCACGTGCCGATGATTCTCGGCTCGGATGGCAGCCGGCTCAGTAAAAGACACGGAGCGACTTCTCTCAACTATTATGAGGAAGAAGGTTATCTTCCAGAGGCATTAATGAACTATCTTGCTCTTCTGGGCTGGGCTACAGAAGATAGCCAGCAGATTTTTACCAGGGAGGAAATGATAGAAAAGTTCTCTTTAGAAAGGTGCGCAAAATCTGCTGCCATTTTCGACCCGCAGAAACTTCTCTGGATGAATGGAGAGTATATAAGGAAGATGGAACCGGATGAGCTTACTTTCAAAGCCTTCCCATTTATAGCAAGTGAAAAAGAAAAATTAGTGGAAGGTAAGAAATATGAAGAGATTGAAGATGCGGTCAAGATGGCACTGACTAAATCGATTTCCCTTGAACAAGAAAAAATAAAATTACTGAAAGATATTCCATATTTGATAAGTTATATGCTTAAGGAAGATTTAAAAGATAAAGATTACGAAGAGGAAGCGAAAGAGAAAGTATTAAAGGTTAGCGGCGTTAAACAGATACTATCCGATTGCAGGGATAGGTTCGCCAGGTTGCAAGATTTCTCAGAAGAGAAAATTGAAAAAGAAATCCGCAACTATGCCAAGGAGAGCGGTAAGAAGACAAGTGAAGTGTTCCACCCTATCAGAGTGGCAGTCTCCGGCCGCACCAGAGGGCCGGGTCTATTTGCTCTCTTATCTTTTCTCGGCAAAGAGAGGGTCTTAAAGAGAATAGATTATACAATCAGAAACTACCTGTAG
- a CDS encoding DUF1844 domain-containing protein, translating into MEEEPKLNMLFMSLVLSLSQAAMQHMGKVTNPLTGEIERNLEQAKVTIDMMDMLKEKAKGNLVKEEEKLIGETLATLQLNYVDEVKKGKEEEKEEKKEEQKE; encoded by the coding sequence ATGGAAGAAGAACCAAAATTGAACATGCTTTTTATGAGCCTTGTTCTCTCCCTTTCTCAGGCAGCAATGCAGCATATGGGTAAAGTTACTAATCCCCTGACGGGTGAGATTGAAAGAAATTTAGAGCAGGCAAAAGTAACAATCGATATGATGGACATGCTAAAAGAGAAGGCAAAAGGGAATCTGGTTAAAGAGGAAGAGAAGTTAATCGGTGAGACTCTGGCCACTCTCCAGCTGAACTATGTTGATGAGGTAAAAAAGGGAAAGGAAGAGGAGAAGGAAGAGAAAAAAGAAGAGCAAAAGGAATAG
- a CDS encoding cupin domain-containing protein: MAEIKVEKLSDEELKSLGVDDWSPWECEPSTFDWEYDEKETCYVLEGKVKVKTPDGEVEFGKGDLVTFPKGLKCTWNVIEKIRKTYKFG; this comes from the coding sequence ATGGCGGAAATTAAGGTGGAGAAGCTGTCTGATGAGGAATTGAAATCGTTGGGAGTGGATGACTGGAGCCCGTGGGAATGCGAGCCCTCAACTTTCGACTGGGAATATGATGAGAAGGAGACCTGCTACGTTCTGGAAGGGAAAGTGAAGGTTAAAACTCCTGATGGTGAAGTTGAATTTGGTAAGGGCGACCTGGTCACATTCCCCAAGGGACTCAAATGCACTTGGAATGTGATAGAGAAAATCAGGAAAACATATAAGTTTGGATAA